The sequence GAAAAACTCAAGTTATTCTTTTAATAAATTAATTCCTATTTTACTTATTTTGACACCGTTTGATTCTAGAACTTCAAATTCCATTTTATTCCAAATTAGCTTTTCACCCGTTTTTGGAATATAAGATAATTCTTTCATAACCAAACCACTTACAGTCGTTACATCGTAATCCTGCATAAGTTCGTCTAATTCAAAATAAGCAAACAAATCATGTAGTGGATAAAAACCATCTACAATATATTTTCCTTCTTCAATTTCTTGAAGTTGATATTCTTCTTCATCAAATTCAGATGCATCACCAACTAAAGCTTCTAAAATGTCATTTAAAGTAATAATTCCTTGAATAACTCCATATTCATCGGTAATTAAAGCATAGTGAATTTTAGTCGATTTAAATATTTCTAGGGCTTTATAAGCCGAAGTATGTTCAATTAAAAAGATTGGCTCTTTGGTAATACTTCTTAAATCGGTATGTTGATTTTCGAACAGCAAAAATAAATCTTTTAAAGTAACTATCCCAATTACTTCATCTAATCCGTCTTCACAAACTGGATAAAATGAATGCAGTTCATCGATAACTTTATTTTTTACCGTTTGCAAATCGTCGGTACATTCAATATAAACCACCGATTTTCTGTGAGTCATCAACGAATTTATTTTTCTATCGCCGACATTAAAAACGCGTTCAACAATATCTTGTTCTATTTCTTGAACTTCGCCACCTTCTGTACTTTGACGAATAATAGAACGGATTTCTTCTTCGGTAACTTTACCATCGGCTGTTGGACGGATGTTTAAAATTTTAAGCACACCATCTGTTGAGAATGTTAGCAACCAAACAAAAGGCGCAGCAATTTTTGAAATCAAAGTCATTGGTAAAGCAACGGCTTTTGAAATTCCTTCAGGGAAATTTAAACCTAATCTTTTAGGAACCAATTCACCTAAAATCAATGTAAAAAAAGTTAAGATAAACAAAACCAAACCAACGCTCAAAGATGCTGCATAAGGAGCTAAAATTGGAAATTGAATAATATAATCTTTTACAGATGTTGTTATATTATCGCCAGAATAAATACCTGTTAAAATTCCGATTAAAGTAATTCCAATCTGTACAGTCGAAAAAAAGTTGTTTGGATTATTCGCCAACTCCAAAGCCGCTTTTGCACTTGAACTTCCTTTTTTAGCAGCAATTTCTAATCGATTTTTTCGAGCAGAAACTAACGCCATTTCGGACATAGAAAATATTCCATTTAATATAATCAAAAAGAAAATAATGAGTAATTCCAAAGTTTGTTTGTTTAGGTTATTAAAAATACAAAAATCTTATCCTTGAAATTCAAAGATAAGATTAATGCAATTTTATTTTTTATGATTATTATAATTTATCAATAATATTACTTAAACGTTCTGTAATTTCGGCAATTGTACCGATACCATCAACAGCATAATATTTATCTTGTGTTTTATAAAACTCGATAAGTGGCGCTGTTTTTTCGTTATATTCTTCGTAACGTGTTCTAATTTTAGCTTCGTCTTGGTCATCTGCTCTTCCTGAAGTTTTACCTCTTTCAAGAATACGAGCTACTAAAATATCGTCATTCGCTTCTAAACCAATCGTTGCTGTTACATCTAAATTAATAGATTTTAAGAAAGCATCTAAAGCATTAGCTTGCGGAATTGTTCTTGGAAAACCATCGAATAAGAAACCAGCCTTATCCATATTTTTTTCAACCTCAGCTTTTAACATATTGATTGTAAGTTCATCCGGAACCAATTCGCCGTTATCCATATAAACACGCGCTTGTTTTCCTAAATCGGTATCATTTTTTAAATTATATCTAAAAACATCACCTGTTGAGATGTGTGTTAAGTTATATTTTTCCTTTAAAAATTCTGCCTGAGTTCCTTTTCCTGCTCCAGGTTTCCCGAATAAAACAATAGCAATCATAATTAATTTGTTTCTTTATTTGATTTGATAAATAGCTGGTAAATTTCTACCTTGTTTGTTGTAATCTAGACCGTATCCAACAATAAATTTATTGGTAATTTCAAAACCTACATAATCCATTTTAATTTGTTTGGTGTAAGCTTCTGGTTTAAAAAACAAAGTAGCAATTCTCAACCCTTTGATTTTATATCTATTAAAAAGTTGTTCTAAAACTTCAATTGTATTTCCTGTATCTACAATATCTTCAACAATTACAACCGTTTTATCTGTTACATCAACATCTAAACCGATTAGTTGCTTTACTTCGTTTGTAGATTGTGTTCCTTCGTAAGATGCCATTTTTACAAATGATATTTCACACGGATTTTCATAATACTTCATTAAGTCAGACAAAACCATGAAAGAACCATTTAAAACACCTGTAAAAACAGGCGTTTCACCTCCTAAATCTTGCATCATCTGTTTAGCAACAGTTTGTAATCTCGTCTGAATTTCTTCTTCCAAAATATAAGGCACGAAAACTTTGTCTAAAATTTGAATTTCCATATCATCTAAGATTCTTACGACATGCAAATATATGAATTTGAATTGAGCTTTTGTTTTGATTTGTTTAATTTTATGATTTATTATGTTTTATTTGCGATAAATTATTAGTTCAAAAAAAATAAAATGGATTCTTTAAAAATATTATCAAATTTAAAAGTTGACCTAAGCATCAAAAGTAGAATTTTTGCTAGAAACACTATTTTAGATTCACAAATTAACGCTAAAGAGTTGATTCATTTTATCAAGATTTCTAACGAAAGAACTCAAGTTTTATTTATTTGTGTTTTAGATTATATCATTGACGAACATCCCGATTTTTTAGCTAATGATTTAGTCCTTTTTATTAATCTTCAAGAAACTTTTGCAAACGAAACTTGCAAACGCTGCACAAGTCGAATTATTTTTAATTTACTTAAATACGACGCTACATTATTTTCAAAAAAACAAAAAGATAAATTAATCGACATTCATTTTGATTGGTTAATTACAAATTCGTTAGTTGCAACAAGAGTCAATTGTTTAAGCGTTTTATTTGAATTACGAAACGAAACCGATTGGATTAAACCTGAACTTGTAGCAATCATTGACCAACAAATGCAATTAAACGAAGCTTCGTTTGTTAGCCGAGCCAAAAAAATAATGAAGAAAATTCATAAAGAAGCTAAGTAATAAGTTCTTGTAAAATTTTATCTTTGCGCTCTAAACAACAACACAATTAAAAATTTAACGATGAGTTTTTTTTCTTCAGATTTTAAATTAGGAATTTTAGGTGGCGGTCAACTTGGTAAAATGATGTTGACTGAAACTAGAAAATTCGACATTCAAACTTATGTAGTTGACCCAAGTTCTGAGGCACCTTGCCAATTCGGAGCTACAAAATTCTTTCAAGGTTCTTTAAACGATTATCAAACCGTTATCGATTTAGGAAATCAAGTAGATGTTTTAACCATTGAAATTGAAAATGTAAATCTTGAAGCTTTAGAAACTTTAGAAGCAGAAGGTAAAAAAGTTTTTCCTTCGCCAAAAACCTTACGTTTGATTTCAAACAAAGGAAATCAGAAAGATTTTTACACCCAACATAATATTCCAACAGCACCATACGAACGTTTTTTAACTTTAACGGCTTTAAAAGCGGAAGTTGCAAACGGAAACATTGAAATCCCTTTTGTTTGGAAAGCAACTGAAGGTGGTTATGACGGAAACGGCGTTAAAGTAGTTCGTAAAATAGAAGATTTAGAAACCCTTCCAGAAACTGAATGTATTGCAGAAACGATGATTCCGTTTAAAAACGAATTAGCAGTTATTGTAGCTCGTTCGGTATCAGGAGAAATCAAAACGTATCCGGTTGTTGAGATGGAATTTCATCCAGAAGCAAATCAAGTAGAATACGTAATTTGTCCGGCTCGTATTGATGAGAAGGTTGCAAACAACGCTCGCGAAATTGCTTTAAAAGTTTCAGAAGCTTATAATCATGTAGGTTTATTAGCTGTTGAAATGTTTCAAACTCAAAACGATGAGATTTTAGTGAATGAGGTTGCTCCTCGCCCACATAATTCAGGTCATTATTCGATTGAAGCGAGTTATACTTCGCAATTTGAACAACACATTCGCGCAATTTTAGATTTACCTTTAGGAAACACCGATAGTAAAGTTGCCGGAATTATGGTAAATTTAGTTGGTGAAGAAGGTTATTCTGGACAAGTAGTTTATGAAAACATCGAAAAGATTATGGCAATTGACGGTGTTACTCCTCATATTTACGGAAAACGCGAAACACGTCCGTTCCGTAAAATGGGTCACGTAACTATTGTAAACGAAAACATGGCTGAAGCTCGTAAAGTTGCACAACAAGTTAAAGAAACGATTCGAGTGATTTCGAAATAATTTTTTTGTAAATTTGATAATTGGCTGCAAGCTTAAGAAATTATCTATAAATCATTAATGAAAAAATTTAGAAAATCTATTTGGGTATTTTTAATTCTTTTTTTTCCTAGCATAATGAAAGCTGAAGGTCAAGATGGAATCGGAAAAATGTTTTCTTTTTTTGATGTATTAATGCAAATAGTCAATGGATTTATATTTACTTTTTTTATTGGTTTTATAATAAAGCTTTTATTGAAAAAAATTTGTAGAAATCAAAAACATCAGAATTATATTTCTTTTAGCATTGCTTTATTAATTGTTATTTTATTACAGATTTGTTACCAAGAAAAATTCACTTATTTAATCTACAATAATTTATAATTAGAAAGACAATAAGTATTCTATAATAAATCTTCAACCAAACAAAAGCTTGGTGAAAATCAAAATATTCAAATTATGAAAACTGCAGATTTAAAATTAGAAATTATTAGTAAAATAGCCGAACTTAAAGAAGTTAGAATCATAGAAGAAATTAAGCGTCTTTTAGATTTTGAATTAAGTAAGGATGTTTATAATTTATCATCTGAACAATTAAACGCTATTGAAGAATCTCGAAAAGAATATAAAATCGGAGATTGTTTAAATGACGATGAAGCAACTAATGATATTAACCAATGGTTAAGCGAAAAATAATTTGGACAAAATCTGCAATTTCTAATCGAAAACAAATTCTTGAATATTGATTTCATCGAACATTATCAAAAAAAATACAACAAAAAACTAAATGATTTATTTTCTGAACGGATTAAATTAATATCTGTATATCCTGAAATTGGTAGAAAAACAAACGATTCAAATATCCGAGTTACTCCAGTTAAAGATTATTTAATCATGTACGAATTCAACTTAACAGAAATAATTATTCACTTAATTTGGGATTCAAGAAGAGACGAATCAAAAATGCATAAATAAACAACAACACAACAATAAATGAAAGTAGCAGTAGTAATGGGAAGTATTTCGGACATGCCGGTTATGCAACAAGCCATCGACGTATTAAAAGAATTCGGAATTGAAACACATGTTGATATTGTTTCAGCGCACAGAACTCCAGAGAAATTAGTAGATTTTTCTAACAACGCACACAAAAACGGAATCAACGTAATTATCGCGGGTGCCGGTGGAGCTGCACATTTACCAGGAATGGTAGCTTCTATGAGTCCGCTTCCGGTAATTGGAGTTCCTGTAAAATCATCAAACTCTATTGACGGTTGGGATTCGGTTTTATCTATCTTACAAATGCCAGGTGGCGTTCCGGTTGCAACGGTAGCTTTAAACGGAGCAAAAAATGCAGGATTATTAGCAGTACAAATTCTTGCTAGTCAAAATGCAGATTTATTAGAAAAAATGATTCAATACAAATTAGGTTTAAAAGAAGCGGTTTTAAAAGCTGCTGAAGGTTTAAACAAATAAGATACAACAAGAAAAACCAACCCCGAAAGGTTGGTTTTTTCACACACACACTTGAATAAAAATTCTTATTCAGTAATTTTATAT comes from Flavobacterium sp. I3-2 and encodes:
- the hpt gene encoding hypoxanthine phosphoribosyltransferase, which translates into the protein MEIQILDKVFVPYILEEEIQTRLQTVAKQMMQDLGGETPVFTGVLNGSFMVLSDLMKYYENPCEISFVKMASYEGTQSTNEVKQLIGLDVDVTDKTVVIVEDIVDTGNTIEVLEQLFNRYKIKGLRIATLFFKPEAYTKQIKMDYVGFEITNKFIVGYGLDYNKQGRNLPAIYQIK
- a CDS encoding adenylate kinase translates to MIAIVLFGKPGAGKGTQAEFLKEKYNLTHISTGDVFRYNLKNDTDLGKQARVYMDNGELVPDELTINMLKAEVEKNMDKAGFLFDGFPRTIPQANALDAFLKSINLDVTATIGLEANDDILVARILERGKTSGRADDQDEAKIRTRYEEYNEKTAPLIEFYKTQDKYYAVDGIGTIAEITERLSNIIDKL
- a CDS encoding hemolysin family protein, with amino-acid sequence MELLIIFFLIILNGIFSMSEMALVSARKNRLEIAAKKGSSSAKAALELANNPNNFFSTVQIGITLIGILTGIYSGDNITTSVKDYIIQFPILAPYAASLSVGLVLFILTFFTLILGELVPKRLGLNFPEGISKAVALPMTLISKIAAPFVWLLTFSTDGVLKILNIRPTADGKVTEEEIRSIIRQSTEGGEVQEIEQDIVERVFNVGDRKINSLMTHRKSVVYIECTDDLQTVKNKVIDELHSFYPVCEDGLDEVIGIVTLKDLFLLFENQHTDLRSITKEPIFLIEHTSAYKALEIFKSTKIHYALITDEYGVIQGIITLNDILEALVGDASEFDEEEYQLQEIEEGKYIVDGFYPLHDLFAYFELDELMQDYDVTTVSGLVMKELSYIPKTGEKLIWNKMEFEVLESNGVKISKIGINLLKE
- the purE gene encoding 5-(carboxyamino)imidazole ribonucleotide mutase, with protein sequence MKVAVVMGSISDMPVMQQAIDVLKEFGIETHVDIVSAHRTPEKLVDFSNNAHKNGINVIIAGAGGAAHLPGMVASMSPLPVIGVPVKSSNSIDGWDSVLSILQMPGGVPVATVALNGAKNAGLLAVQILASQNADLLEKMIQYKLGLKEAVLKAAEGLNK
- a CDS encoding type II toxin-antitoxin system RelE/ParE family toxin, encoding MNIDFIEHYQKKYNKKLNDLFSERIKLISVYPEIGRKTNDSNIRVTPVKDYLIMYEFNLTEIIIHLIWDSRRDESKMHK
- a CDS encoding 5-(carboxyamino)imidazole ribonucleotide synthase; the encoded protein is MSFFSSDFKLGILGGGQLGKMMLTETRKFDIQTYVVDPSSEAPCQFGATKFFQGSLNDYQTVIDLGNQVDVLTIEIENVNLEALETLEAEGKKVFPSPKTLRLISNKGNQKDFYTQHNIPTAPYERFLTLTALKAEVANGNIEIPFVWKATEGGYDGNGVKVVRKIEDLETLPETECIAETMIPFKNELAVIVARSVSGEIKTYPVVEMEFHPEANQVEYVICPARIDEKVANNAREIALKVSEAYNHVGLLAVEMFQTQNDEILVNEVAPRPHNSGHYSIEASYTSQFEQHIRAILDLPLGNTDSKVAGIMVNLVGEEGYSGQVVYENIEKIMAIDGVTPHIYGKRETRPFRKMGHVTIVNENMAEARKVAQQVKETIRVISK